The following coding sequences are from one Elusimicrobiota bacterium window:
- a CDS encoding PD-(D/E)XK nuclease family protein gives MYSNSRIETFEKCPRKYKFRYVDNLRTDTEGVEAFVGKRVHEALEKLYRDLKYARLNTLDEVLQFYEQNWEKNWHGKIQVVRSEISPGDYFKLGRQCLTDYYKHYHPFNQGKTIGLEERIELKLTEGAKTYSVQGYIDRLTWVPETETYEIHDYKTGANVPTQKEADEDRQLALYQLGIMQRWPDAKRIKLIWHYLATDKEIASSRQAADLKELESEVIGVIRQIEQETTVGRWETHISRLCEWCEYKPICPAFKHLASIESLPPNAYLQNTGVQLVQKYAELEEQKESKKTEIAALQEEQKKVEEAVFAYSEKEGVTALDGPGYRLLIKSEDEWKAPRKTEDPFAWELLRTTLKNAGKLEDVSTVNANMLRFAMRKGKWPADLVKSITGLISTAVRKTISLTKKS, from the coding sequence ATGTATTCTAATTCGCGCATCGAGACGTTTGAAAAGTGCCCCCGGAAATACAAATTCCGATATGTGGATAATCTCCGCACGGACACGGAAGGGGTGGAGGCGTTTGTCGGCAAGCGCGTTCACGAAGCGCTGGAAAAGCTTTACCGCGACCTGAAATACGCCCGCCTGAACACGCTGGACGAGGTGCTTCAGTTCTATGAGCAGAACTGGGAAAAGAACTGGCACGGGAAAATCCAGGTGGTGCGTTCGGAGATCAGCCCCGGCGACTACTTTAAACTCGGCCGGCAATGCTTGACGGATTACTACAAGCATTACCATCCGTTTAACCAGGGGAAAACAATCGGACTGGAAGAACGCATCGAGCTCAAGCTCACGGAAGGCGCGAAGACCTACTCGGTGCAGGGCTATATCGACCGGCTCACCTGGGTGCCGGAAACGGAAACCTACGAGATCCACGATTACAAGACCGGCGCCAATGTCCCGACTCAGAAAGAAGCCGATGAAGACCGCCAACTCGCTCTTTACCAGTTGGGCATCATGCAGCGCTGGCCTGACGCGAAGCGGATCAAGCTGATCTGGCACTACCTGGCCACGGATAAGGAAATCGCCTCCTCGCGACAAGCCGCGGATCTAAAAGAATTGGAATCCGAAGTCATCGGAGTCATCCGGCAGATCGAGCAGGAAACCACCGTCGGACGCTGGGAGACCCACATCAGCCGGTTGTGCGAGTGGTGCGAATACAAGCCTATTTGCCCGGCTTTCAAACACCTGGCCTCGATTGAATCGCTGCCGCCTAACGCTTATCTGCAAAACACCGGTGTTCAGCTGGTTCAGAAGTATGCGGAGCTCGAAGAACAAAAGGAATCTAAGAAAACTGAGATCGCGGCCCTTCAGGAAGAGCAGAAGAAGGTCGAAGAAGCCGTCTTTGCTTATTCTGAAAAAGAAGGGGTGACGGCCCTGGACGGGCCCGGGTACCGGCTTCTCATCAAATCCGAGGACGAGTGGAAGGCCCCGCGCAAGACCGAAGACCCCTTCGCCTGGGAACTGCTTCGCACCACGCTTAAAAACGCCGGGAAGCTGGAGGACGTATCAACCGTCAATGCCAACATGCTGCGTTTTGCCATGAGAAAAGGGAAGTGGCCGGCCGATCTGGTGAAATCCATTACCGGGCTGATTTCAACAGCCGTTCGCAAAACCATCTCCCTGACCAAAAAGTCATGA
- a CDS encoding M48 family metallopeptidase, translating into MNVRWITAGLLMVFGVGCATVPYTNRKQLSLVSEEQENQLGLQAYADVKAKNKISNDARLNEMVTRVGKRVAAAADKPNWDWQFTVIDDPKTMNAFCLPGGRIAVYTGILPVTKDEDGLAVVVAHEVAHALAHHGAERMSDQMAAGLAMNILLAGKSPEAVRLTEMAYGVTVELPHGRKQESESDHIGLILMAKAGYDPRKAVDFWQRMAASSGGNKPPEFLSTHPSDARRIDEIKAELPEALTYYHP; encoded by the coding sequence ATGAACGTTCGCTGGATAACCGCAGGGTTGCTGATGGTTTTTGGGGTCGGGTGCGCCACGGTGCCGTATACCAACCGCAAACAACTGTCTCTGGTTTCCGAAGAACAGGAGAACCAGCTGGGGCTCCAGGCGTATGCGGATGTCAAAGCCAAAAATAAGATTTCAAACGATGCCCGCCTCAACGAGATGGTTACCCGGGTCGGAAAGCGCGTCGCCGCGGCCGCAGACAAACCGAACTGGGATTGGCAGTTTACGGTGATCGATGACCCCAAAACGATGAATGCCTTCTGTCTCCCCGGCGGCCGCATCGCTGTCTATACGGGTATTTTGCCGGTGACAAAGGATGAGGACGGTTTGGCGGTTGTGGTGGCGCACGAAGTCGCTCATGCCCTGGCGCACCATGGGGCTGAACGCATGAGCGATCAGATGGCGGCCGGCTTGGCGATGAATATCCTTTTGGCCGGGAAAAGCCCGGAGGCGGTCCGATTAACCGAGATGGCCTACGGCGTGACGGTGGAATTGCCTCATGGCCGCAAGCAGGAGTCCGAGTCCGATCATATCGGCCTCATCCTGATGGCCAAAGCCGGCTATGATCCTCGAAAAGCAGTCGATTTCTGGCAGCGCATGGCGGCTTCCTCCGGAGGAAACAAACCGCCCGAATTCCTCTCCACCCACCCTTCGGATGCGCGGCGAATCGATGAGATTAAAGCTGAACTGCCCGAAGCATTGACGTATTACCACCCTTAA
- a CDS encoding NYN domain-containing protein, with amino-acid sequence MSLHYLVDGYNVLYAMPELPPGDGQAKREALLRYLAKTKPQGSNAMTVVFDSHEGLGDRQQATGMEVVFTAGESADDWLANKVRAVRNPRIYVVVSNDKGIRTMIRGTGAKWLSAEEFLQRTPINRTPEQPESQGSRDDITDEFRKKWL; translated from the coding sequence ATGTCCCTTCACTACCTCGTTGACGGCTATAACGTGCTCTATGCCATGCCTGAGCTTCCGCCGGGGGATGGGCAGGCCAAGCGGGAGGCCCTTCTTCGCTATTTAGCTAAAACCAAACCCCAGGGAAGCAATGCCATGACAGTCGTTTTTGACAGCCATGAGGGACTTGGGGACCGCCAGCAAGCGACCGGGATGGAGGTTGTCTTTACCGCCGGCGAAAGCGCGGATGATTGGCTGGCCAATAAAGTACGGGCTGTCCGTAATCCACGAATCTACGTGGTGGTTTCCAACGACAAAGGCATTCGAACGATGATCCGGGGCACCGGAGCCAAATGGCTGAGCGCGGAGGAATTTCTGCAGCGCACCCCGATAAACAGAACCCCGGAACAGCCAGAATCGCAAGGTTCACGAGACGATATCACCGATGAATTTCGGAAGAAATGGTTGTGA
- a CDS encoding hydroxyacid dehydrogenase — MNPTIVLFEITPEERRLIKKSALKRYRLKLFPERIDEINPSAWRDATVLSPFIYSHITAEIIKRCPRLKLIVTRSTGFDHIDLAASRKRGITMANVPFYGENTVAEHTFALILALSRKVHQAYVRTIRGDFSFKGLEGFDLKNKTLGVVGTGHIGAHAIRIAKGFGMKVLAFDVRQDVFMAETLGFDYVPFDTLLAQSDIISLHAPYNKHTHHMINKENIKKIKRGALLINTARGGLVETEALALALDQGILSGAGLDVLEGEELIKEERQILSQNFPIDRLKMLLQNHILLNRENVVITPHIAFNSREAFQRILHTTISNITGFLEGRPENIIP; from the coding sequence ATGAATCCGACCATCGTCCTCTTTGAAATAACCCCCGAAGAGCGCCGGTTAATTAAGAAAAGCGCGCTGAAACGTTATCGGCTGAAACTCTTTCCTGAAAGAATTGACGAGATCAATCCTTCGGCGTGGCGGGACGCCACCGTGCTCTCCCCATTTATCTACTCTCATATCACCGCTGAAATCATCAAGCGATGCCCGCGTCTTAAGCTGATCGTGACCCGCTCCACCGGCTTTGATCACATTGACTTGGCCGCCAGCCGCAAGCGCGGCATCACCATGGCGAATGTCCCGTTCTACGGCGAGAACACCGTGGCGGAACATACCTTCGCTCTTATCCTGGCGCTCTCCCGTAAAGTCCACCAAGCTTATGTCCGAACCATTCGAGGCGATTTTTCATTTAAAGGCCTGGAAGGATTTGACCTGAAGAACAAAACACTGGGGGTCGTCGGAACCGGCCATATCGGAGCCCACGCCATTCGGATCGCCAAAGGGTTTGGCATGAAGGTCCTGGCCTTCGATGTCCGCCAAGATGTGTTTATGGCGGAAACACTGGGATTCGATTACGTTCCTTTTGATACCCTTCTGGCCCAATCCGACATCATCAGCCTGCACGCGCCCTACAACAAACACACGCACCACATGATCAACAAGGAAAACATCAAGAAGATCAAGCGGGGCGCGCTGCTGATCAATACCGCGCGCGGCGGGCTGGTGGAGACCGAGGCGCTGGCGCTCGCGCTCGATCAGGGAATTTTATCCGGAGCAGGGCTTGATGTTCTGGAAGGCGAAGAACTCATAAAAGAAGAACGCCAGATTTTGTCGCAGAACTTCCCAATCGACCGGCTCAAAATGCTTCTGCAAAACCACATCCTGCTGAATCGGGAGAATGTCGTCATCACCCCCCATATCGCCTTTAATTCCCGGGAAGCTTTCCAGCGCATTCTTCATACCACCATCTCGAACATCACCGGCTTTCTGGAAGGCCGCCCCGAAAACATCATCCCCTAA
- the gatB gene encoding Asp-tRNA(Asn)/Glu-tRNA(Gln) amidotransferase subunit GatB — translation MTLEPVIGLEVHVQLKTQSKLFCRCSTQFGSEPNSQICPICCGHPGVLPYLNKTAVELLVRAALGLGCRIAPKSVFSRKQYFYPDLPKAYQISQFDLPLAIGGQVQLTGNDGQTRTIRIHRIHMEEDAGKLVHSIGSRELEYSLVDLNRAGIPLAECVSEPDIASPEDAYAYLTQLKAVFQYLNISDCDMEKGSLRCDANISLRPVGQKTLGTKAEVKNLNSFKAVKEALYYEIKRQTEILNDNGRIIQETRLWDEKRGVTESMRSKEEAHDYRYFPEPDLVPMELPESWLAEIRAALPELPDKKKTRLMTDYKLTEYDAQVLVGDQALALFFEAAVTRAGAEAAKPICNWITTELLGRLNAAKKSISESPVTPEALAGLIALIQKGTITGKTAKEVFAEMFDTGASPDQIVKTKGLAAVGDEGAIAAWCDEAIAELPKAVDEYKGGKERAIGSIVGLVMKKSKGKASPQLVNQILQKKLGG, via the coding sequence ATGACGCTAGAACCAGTCATCGGCCTGGAAGTCCACGTGCAGCTGAAGACGCAGTCCAAACTCTTTTGCCGCTGCTCCACCCAGTTCGGCTCAGAACCCAACAGCCAGATCTGCCCGATCTGCTGCGGCCACCCGGGCGTGCTCCCCTATCTGAACAAAACCGCTGTGGAGCTTTTGGTGCGGGCCGCTCTGGGGCTAGGTTGCCGCATCGCCCCCAAATCCGTTTTTTCGCGCAAGCAGTATTTTTACCCTGACCTGCCGAAGGCTTACCAGATTTCCCAGTTCGATCTCCCTCTGGCCATTGGAGGGCAGGTCCAGCTCACCGGAAACGATGGCCAGACCAGGACCATCCGTATTCACCGCATTCACATGGAAGAGGATGCCGGGAAACTGGTTCATTCCATCGGGTCCCGCGAGCTGGAGTATTCGTTGGTGGATCTGAACCGGGCCGGGATCCCCCTGGCCGAATGCGTCTCCGAGCCGGACATCGCCAGCCCGGAAGACGCTTACGCGTATCTCACCCAGCTCAAAGCGGTCTTTCAGTACCTCAATATCTCTGACTGCGATATGGAGAAGGGCTCTCTGCGCTGTGACGCCAATATCTCGCTTCGGCCCGTTGGCCAGAAAACGCTCGGGACCAAAGCCGAGGTCAAAAATTTAAACTCCTTCAAAGCGGTTAAAGAAGCGCTTTATTACGAGATCAAGCGACAAACAGAGATCCTGAATGATAACGGCCGTATTATCCAGGAAACACGCCTCTGGGACGAGAAGCGCGGCGTGACCGAGAGCATGCGTTCCAAGGAAGAAGCGCACGACTACCGTTATTTCCCGGAGCCGGATCTGGTCCCGATGGAGCTACCAGAGTCCTGGCTGGCCGAGATCCGGGCCGCCCTGCCGGAACTGCCGGACAAGAAGAAAACCCGCTTGATGACCGATTACAAACTGACCGAGTATGACGCTCAGGTGCTGGTGGGCGATCAAGCGCTGGCGCTTTTCTTTGAAGCGGCGGTCACCCGAGCCGGGGCTGAGGCCGCGAAGCCGATCTGCAACTGGATCACCACGGAGCTGCTGGGCCGTCTCAACGCCGCCAAAAAATCCATTTCAGAATCCCCGGTGACTCCGGAAGCGCTGGCCGGGCTGATCGCGCTGATTCAAAAGGGGACGATCACCGGCAAAACCGCCAAAGAAGTGTTTGCGGAGATGTTCGACACCGGCGCTTCCCCCGACCAGATCGTGAAGACCAAAGGCTTGGCCGCGGTGGGAGATGAAGGCGCCATCGCCGCGTGGTGCGACGAAGCCATCGCCGAACTTCCCAAAGCCGTCGACGAATACAAAGGCGGCAAAGAGCGCGCCATCGGCTCCATTGTCGGGCTGGTCATGAAGAAATCCAAGGGCAAAGCCAGCCCCCAGCTGGTGAATCAGATCCTTCAGAAGAAACTCGGCGGGTAG
- a CDS encoding NUDIX hydrolase produces the protein MSADKASGLKKTRFEFSAGGVVREGSNLLMVKVENLEGRQLWTFPKGHIEAGEKAEQAALREVEEETGYHCEIIKPLDRAQYWFKRENKLTKKTVTWFLMKPLKKTGLHDPEEILETRWFPISEACRIACYRSDKKILENLAKL, from the coding sequence GTGAGCGCTGATAAAGCTTCCGGCCTGAAGAAAACCCGTTTTGAGTTTTCCGCCGGCGGCGTGGTCCGGGAAGGGTCCAATTTATTAATGGTGAAGGTGGAGAATCTGGAAGGCCGGCAGCTGTGGACGTTCCCGAAAGGACACATTGAAGCCGGCGAGAAAGCGGAACAGGCTGCCTTGCGGGAAGTGGAGGAAGAGACGGGGTATCACTGTGAAATCATCAAGCCGCTGGACCGGGCGCAGTACTGGTTCAAACGCGAGAATAAATTGACCAAGAAGACCGTCACCTGGTTTTTAATGAAACCGCTGAAGAAAACCGGCTTGCACGATCCAGAGGAGATTCTGGAAACCCGCTGGTTTCCGATCAGCGAAGCGTGCCGGATCGCGTGCTACCGGTCGGATAAAAAGATTTTGGAGAACCTGGCAAAACTATGA
- the gatA gene encoding Asp-tRNA(Asn)/Glu-tRNA(Gln) amidotransferase subunit GatA, with product MNIPSLTAAEIAAKIQSRELKAEAVTAAYLDRIREHEPEIHAFNEVFGEQAIQQAKEIDGRIAKGEPVGPLAGVPVAIKDNLVIRGEHCTCSSKILQGFTATYDATVIRKIRQAGAVFLGHTNLDEFAMGSSTENSAFHTTRNPWDTTRVPGGSSGGSAAAVAARMAPLSLGSDTGGSIRQPAAFCGVLGLKPTYGRVSRFGLVAFASSLDQIGPFATTARDCALFLRLISGQDDRDSTSVPEPVPDYEALLSKGIKGLRIGLPKEYLIGGGMDPEIERAIREAVKTLESAGAMVKEISLPHTDYCLAVYYILAPSEASSNLSRFDGVRYGSRAPNTTNLMELYEKTRGQGFGPEVKRRIMLGTYALSAGYYDAYYAKAQKVRTLIKRDFDKAFKEVDVIATPTTPSPAFKPGEKIQDPLQMYLSDIFTISCNLAGLPGLSLPCGFTKTHLPIGLQLLGRPFEEGTLLTVAHQYEQMKDWNRCAPELEKSRER from the coding sequence ATGAACATCCCCTCTTTAACCGCCGCAGAGATTGCGGCGAAGATTCAATCCCGCGAGCTAAAAGCCGAGGCGGTGACCGCCGCGTATCTGGACCGGATTCGTGAGCACGAGCCGGAGATTCACGCTTTTAATGAAGTGTTCGGCGAGCAAGCGATCCAGCAAGCCAAAGAGATCGACGGGCGCATCGCCAAAGGTGAACCCGTGGGACCCCTGGCAGGGGTCCCTGTCGCGATTAAAGACAATCTGGTCATTCGCGGCGAGCATTGCACCTGTTCGTCCAAAATCCTCCAGGGATTTACAGCAACCTACGATGCGACCGTCATTCGCAAGATTCGCCAGGCCGGAGCGGTTTTTCTAGGGCATACCAATTTAGATGAGTTCGCCATGGGCTCTTCCACGGAGAACTCGGCTTTTCATACCACGCGCAATCCCTGGGACACGACCCGCGTCCCGGGAGGCTCTTCCGGAGGCAGCGCGGCCGCGGTCGCCGCGCGCATGGCCCCGCTTTCACTGGGCAGCGACACCGGCGGATCGATCCGCCAACCCGCGGCCTTCTGTGGCGTTCTGGGGCTCAAGCCGACGTACGGCCGCGTCTCCCGTTTTGGCCTAGTGGCTTTTGCTTCTTCGCTGGATCAGATCGGTCCCTTTGCCACCACCGCACGGGATTGCGCCCTGTTCCTGCGGCTCATCTCCGGCCAGGATGACAGGGACTCCACCAGCGTTCCCGAACCGGTCCCCGATTACGAAGCGCTCCTGTCCAAAGGCATCAAAGGCCTGCGCATCGGACTGCCGAAAGAATACCTGATCGGCGGCGGCATGGACCCTGAAATCGAGAGAGCGATCCGGGAAGCGGTTAAAACCCTGGAGAGCGCCGGCGCGATGGTTAAGGAAATCTCGCTGCCTCACACCGATTATTGCTTGGCGGTTTATTACATCCTAGCGCCCTCGGAGGCGAGTTCCAACCTTTCCCGATTCGACGGCGTGCGTTACGGTTCCCGCGCCCCCAACACCACCAACCTGATGGAGCTTTACGAAAAAACGCGCGGCCAGGGCTTTGGCCCGGAGGTGAAGCGCCGCATCATGCTCGGCACCTACGCGCTTTCCGCCGGGTATTATGACGCGTACTACGCGAAAGCCCAGAAGGTCCGCACGCTGATCAAGCGCGATTTTGACAAGGCTTTCAAAGAGGTAGACGTAATCGCTACCCCGACCACACCTTCGCCGGCGTTCAAGCCGGGCGAAAAGATCCAGGATCCGCTTCAAATGTACCTCTCGGATATTTTCACGATTTCCTGCAACCTGGCCGGGCTACCAGGATTGAGCCTTCCATGTGGATTTACGAAAACCCATCTCCCGATTGGGCTGCAGCTGCTCGGGCGCCCATTTGAGGAGGGAACGCTTTTAACCGTGGCTCACCAGTACGAACAGATGAAGGACTGGAACCGCTGCGCTCCGGAACTTGAGAAATCCCGTGAGCGCTGA
- the gatC gene encoding Asp-tRNA(Asn)/Glu-tRNA(Gln) amidotransferase subunit GatC gives MSITKKDVEHVARLARLALTEEEKERYTAQLSSILGYIEKLNELDTTDVPPTSHVFPVTNIWREDRAEPSTRETLGAPPEIIDNCPDHEGPFFKVKKVIE, from the coding sequence ATGAGTATCACGAAAAAGGATGTCGAGCACGTCGCGCGGCTCGCACGGCTGGCGCTGACGGAAGAAGAGAAAGAGCGCTACACCGCCCAGCTCAGTTCTATTCTGGGGTACATCGAGAAACTGAACGAGTTGGACACGACGGATGTCCCGCCGACTTCGCATGTCTTCCCCGTGACCAATATCTGGCGCGAGGACCGCGCTGAACCCAGCACTCGCGAGACGTTGGGCGCTCCACCGGAAATTATTGACAACTGCCCTGACCACGAAGGCCCTTTCTTTAAAGTGAAGAAAGTCATCGAATGA
- a CDS encoding type II toxin-antitoxin system PemK/MazF family toxin translates to MRRGEIWWANLPKPMGHRPVVLVSRDTAIQLREAVTIAQVTTRVRDIPTEVPLGPEEGLSKKCVVNCDVLATIPKAYLQKRIAPLSREKLAELNAALGFALDISYHY, encoded by the coding sequence ATGAGACGAGGCGAAATCTGGTGGGCCAATTTGCCGAAGCCGATGGGTCACCGGCCGGTTGTGCTAGTGTCCCGGGATACGGCGATCCAGTTACGCGAGGCGGTAACTATTGCGCAAGTGACGACCCGCGTGCGCGATATCCCGACTGAGGTCCCGCTCGGTCCGGAAGAGGGGTTGTCTAAAAAGTGCGTTGTGAACTGCGACGTATTGGCGACCATCCCAAAGGCATACCTTCAGAAGCGGATCGCTCCGCTTTCTCGCGAGAAGTTGGCCGAGCTGAACGCAGCCCTGGGTTTTGCCCTGGACATTTCTTATCATTATTGA
- a CDS encoding BrnA antitoxin family protein, whose product MRKRRILDPDAPVGKLKIIPNFLPPPHELLPPGSKIKITIELDEECVDFFKEQARRHGGKYQRMMREILRLYAARHAA is encoded by the coding sequence ATGAGAAAACGAAGAATTCTAGATCCTGATGCACCGGTAGGGAAGCTTAAGATTATCCCGAATTTTCTGCCCCCGCCTCATGAACTGCTGCCCCCTGGGTCAAAAATCAAGATCACGATTGAGCTGGACGAGGAATGCGTGGATTTCTTTAAAGAACAGGCCAGGCGGCACGGTGGCAAGTATCAACGCATGATGAGGGAAATTCTACGCCTCTACGCCGCCCGCCATGCTGCCTGA
- a CDS encoding BrnT family toxin, translated as MRASIRWGRFIWDQEKESDNLARHGIDFRTAAKAFLDSHCLMVEDSKHSQEEPRWFCIGDIGGTVVTARFTYRGRQIRLIGAGFWRKGKKLYEKTKNSRS; from the coding sequence ATGAGAGCTTCGATCCGATGGGGACGGTTTATTTGGGATCAAGAAAAGGAGTCGGATAATCTTGCGCGGCACGGCATCGATTTCCGAACGGCTGCCAAAGCGTTTTTGGATTCGCACTGTTTAATGGTAGAAGACTCCAAACACAGCCAGGAAGAACCTCGATGGTTCTGCATCGGCGATATTGGAGGAACCGTCGTGACGGCACGTTTTACATATCGAGGCCGGCAGATTCGATTGATTGGCGCAGGATTCTGGCGTAAAGGAAAGAAACTCTATGAGAAAACGAAGAATTCTAGATCCTGA
- a CDS encoding UvrD-helicase domain-containing protein translates to MTTLLQNLNSPQQEAVQQTEGPVLILAGAGSGKTRVITHRIAHLIEKGVAPWHILAVTFTNKAAEEMQHRVDQLTGGRGRGVVLSTFHRFCSQLLRREGSAIGLSEHFVIYDEGDQKDVLKECLTELNLDEKKFKPGVLVSLISRSKDELIDAQSYQIHALASPDPFRQMVASVYLLYQKKLAAASALDFGDLIMKSVELLRDKPEIREKYQKRFHYVMVDEYQDTNRAQYVLTKTLAAKTRNLCVVGDDDQCVYVWRGADIRNILEFEKEYPEAKVIKLEQNYRSTQVILEAAWNVVRQNQFRKDKRLWTEKSGGDPVTADEFADEREEALSVASTIYNQVRHSDSLYADFAIFYRINAQSRVFEDALRRMEIPYKIIGSVRFYERAEVRNVIAYLRLVINPADDLSLKRIFNVPTRGLGKTSLEALQRFAQTHHLLLFAALGRAAEITELTARARTAARELHTLLSTFIGLRDQCTAAEMTKQILEATGYLRGLEAEEEAESQMRAQNIKEFLTAVLEYQERSEDKSTTGFLEQVSLVADSDEIESGPNYVTLMTVHLAKGLEFPNVFLTGLEEGLFPIGESDFSQDDLEEERRLCYVGMTRAKKRLHMTWCASRRLFGHTRWNAPSRFMEEAGIQTGRPKQAAPATPGFQSSPHHSDQPGEETSLLAYSVGARVRHPEFGNGKIIEKSGTGDSLKVMVLFDSGQWKKLLVKYAGLEKI, encoded by the coding sequence ATGACAACCCTGCTCCAAAATCTTAATTCGCCCCAACAGGAGGCGGTCCAGCAAACGGAGGGACCGGTCCTGATTCTGGCCGGCGCCGGCAGCGGCAAGACACGGGTCATCACGCACCGGATCGCCCACCTCATCGAAAAAGGGGTGGCTCCCTGGCATATTCTGGCGGTCACCTTCACCAACAAAGCCGCCGAAGAAATGCAGCACCGGGTTGACCAATTGACGGGCGGACGGGGGCGCGGCGTTGTTTTATCGACCTTTCACCGTTTCTGCTCTCAGCTGCTTCGCCGGGAAGGCTCCGCGATCGGGCTCTCGGAGCACTTCGTCATTTATGACGAGGGCGATCAAAAGGATGTCCTCAAAGAATGCCTGACCGAGCTGAACCTCGACGAAAAGAAATTCAAACCCGGCGTTCTGGTATCGCTGATCTCGCGATCCAAAGACGAGCTGATCGATGCCCAGTCGTATCAGATCCATGCGCTCGCCTCCCCCGACCCTTTCCGGCAGATGGTGGCCAGCGTGTATCTCCTGTATCAAAAGAAACTGGCGGCGGCGAGCGCCCTGGATTTCGGCGATCTCATCATGAAAAGCGTCGAGCTTCTGCGAGACAAGCCGGAGATCCGCGAGAAATATCAGAAACGCTTCCATTATGTGATGGTGGATGAGTACCAGGACACGAACCGCGCTCAGTACGTGCTCACCAAAACCCTGGCAGCCAAAACGCGAAACCTTTGCGTCGTTGGGGACGATGACCAATGCGTCTATGTATGGAGAGGAGCCGACATCCGGAACATTTTAGAGTTCGAGAAGGAGTACCCTGAAGCCAAGGTCATCAAGTTGGAGCAGAATTATCGCTCCACCCAGGTGATTCTAGAAGCCGCCTGGAACGTAGTCCGCCAGAACCAGTTCCGGAAAGATAAAAGACTCTGGACAGAGAAAAGCGGGGGTGACCCCGTCACCGCCGATGAATTCGCCGATGAGCGGGAAGAAGCGCTTTCGGTGGCGAGCACCATTTACAACCAGGTCCGTCACAGCGACTCCCTCTACGCGGATTTTGCGATTTTCTACCGCATTAACGCTCAGTCCCGTGTTTTTGAAGACGCGCTCCGTCGCATGGAAATTCCCTACAAAATCATCGGCTCTGTCCGGTTCTATGAACGGGCGGAAGTCAGAAACGTGATTGCCTATCTTCGCCTGGTCATTAATCCGGCGGATGACCTGAGCCTGAAACGGATCTTCAACGTGCCGACGCGCGGACTGGGCAAAACCTCGCTGGAAGCCCTTCAGCGCTTTGCTCAGACGCATCACCTTTTGCTCTTTGCAGCGCTGGGCCGAGCGGCAGAGATCACCGAGTTGACCGCACGAGCCCGGACAGCGGCCAGAGAACTCCATACCCTTCTTTCCACATTCATTGGCCTGCGGGATCAATGCACAGCCGCGGAGATGACGAAACAAATCCTGGAAGCCACAGGCTACCTGCGCGGGCTGGAGGCGGAGGAGGAAGCGGAGTCTCAGATGCGCGCGCAGAACATCAAAGAATTCCTCACCGCCGTCCTGGAATATCAGGAGCGTTCGGAAGACAAATCAACCACCGGCTTCCTGGAACAGGTATCGCTGGTCGCGGATTCCGACGAAATTGAATCCGGGCCTAACTACGTGACGCTGATGACGGTCCATCTGGCCAAAGGGCTGGAGTTCCCGAACGTGTTTTTAACCGGCCTGGAGGAAGGGTTATTCCCCATAGGGGAATCGGATTTTTCACAGGACGATCTGGAAGAAGAACGGCGGCTCTGCTACGTCGGGATGACACGCGCCAAAAAACGGCTGCACATGACCTGGTGCGCCAGCCGCCGGCTCTTCGGGCACACGCGGTGGAATGCACCCTCTCGATTCATGGAAGAAGCTGGTATTCAAACCGGCCGGCCAAAACAGGCGGCTCCCGCGACACCGGGCTTCCAATCATCTCCTCACCACAGCGACCAGCCCGGGGAAGAAACATCGCTGCTCGCCTACAGCGTAGGGGCGCGCGTGCGCCATCCGGAGTTTGGAAACGGGAAAATCATCGAGAAGAGCGGGACCGGCGACAGCCTGAAGGTGATGGTCCTCTTCGACTCCGGCCAGTGGAAGAAACTGCTCGTCAAATACGCCGGCCTGGAAAAAATCTAA